The following coding sequences lie in one Thermoleophilaceae bacterium genomic window:
- a CDS encoding GDSL-type esterase/lipase family protein: MLAFGDSITNGGGELQWGVALQSWAQWVARGLGLPYTGYATDGARVADVVGEQIPAFRRRSPRPDARYELGCLYIGVNDVRAVEWDAPAFEAAFREAIGFLAGRCERVLALTAPLDLGRPRAGEKVRDLNAVVCSAASDTGALVLDLSDFGARNLVMADHVHPTAFGQIAIAERALDVLARDGVEPAVRPSTLISYETTRWKRLRGDATYAYRHLKVSARSAFIRGVAGRHPN, encoded by the coding sequence GTGCTCGCGTTCGGCGACTCGATCACCAATGGTGGCGGCGAGCTCCAGTGGGGCGTGGCGCTCCAGTCCTGGGCGCAGTGGGTGGCGCGCGGGCTGGGCCTGCCGTACACGGGCTACGCCACCGATGGCGCGCGAGTGGCGGACGTGGTGGGCGAGCAGATCCCGGCCTTCCGCCGGCGCTCCCCGCGTCCCGATGCGCGCTACGAGCTCGGCTGCCTCTACATCGGGGTGAACGACGTTCGCGCGGTCGAGTGGGACGCGCCCGCGTTCGAGGCCGCCTTCCGCGAGGCGATCGGGTTCCTGGCCGGCCGCTGCGAGCGCGTGCTGGCGCTAACGGCGCCGCTCGACCTCGGCCGGCCGCGCGCGGGGGAGAAGGTGCGAGACCTGAACGCGGTTGTGTGCAGCGCGGCTTCGGACACCGGCGCGCTCGTGCTCGACCTGAGCGACTTCGGGGCGCGCAACCTCGTGATGGCCGACCACGTGCATCCGACCGCGTTCGGGCAGATCGCCATAGCGGAACGCGCCCTCGACGTGCTCGCGCGTGACGGCGTCGAGCCCGCCGTGCGGCCGTCCACGCTGATCAGCTACGAGACGACGCGCTGGAAGCGTCTGCGCGGCGACGCCACCTACGCCTACCGGCACCTCAAGGTGAGCGCGCGCTCCGCGTTCATCCGGGGAGTGGCCGGCCGCCATCCCAACTAG
- the glgP gene encoding alpha-glucan family phosphorylase codes for MRDGRPDLERAAAELAERIPDPLEPLARLAYNYRWSWHPDGPSLFRDVDRHRWKQCGQNPVRLLEEAPMPSLHRAAADGWLLERAARLEADVQADLERPWSDDFEWDRPVAFFCAEYGIHVSLPVYSGGLGALAGDFVKEASDRALPFVAVGLMYRQGYFRQRIDASGWQHEYWVDTDPDRLPAALVTGEDGSPVTIEVPVAQRQVLVQIWRVEVGRVPLFLLDADLPENSLMDRWISSRLYVGDPGTRLAQYIVLGVGGVRALRALGIRPSTLHLNEGHAAWAPLEVAREEVAGGAALGDAIESARAQTVFTTHTPVPAGNDTYPADQVAQEIQQLAAELDVDASEIIRLGRTHQDDEHEPFGVTQFALRNSHAAGGVSRRHGQVARDMWRELWPGTPVENVPIKHVTNGVHIPTWVGGPMRELLDRHLGEDWLDRADDPATWEVVDSIPDEELWDVRCRQRAALVDFARARSVADRLGRNDLPSYVEAAVRTFDPDALTLGFARRAATYKRLLLLGHDPERTLALLGGDRPVQVLLAGKAHPRDDEAKGALQALFHLKGAPVVGERVIFLDDYDLATGAWLTQGCDVWLNLPRPPLEASGTSGMKSVMNGGLQLSVLDGWWAEGYDGSNGWALSGDVEHDHAAQDARHAAELYRVLEEEVVPTFYDRNENGIPGAWLERMRDSLRTLGPRFSASRMLAEYSAGAYRPRAVVDR; via the coding sequence GTGAGGGACGGGCGGCCTGATCTAGAACGCGCTGCGGCCGAACTGGCCGAGCGGATTCCCGATCCGCTCGAGCCGCTCGCGCGGCTCGCCTACAACTACCGCTGGAGCTGGCACCCCGACGGCCCGTCGCTCTTCCGCGACGTGGACCGGCACCGGTGGAAGCAGTGCGGCCAGAACCCGGTGCGCCTGCTCGAGGAGGCGCCGATGCCGTCGCTCCACCGTGCCGCGGCCGACGGCTGGCTGCTCGAGCGCGCAGCGCGGCTCGAGGCGGACGTGCAGGCGGATCTCGAGCGGCCGTGGAGCGACGACTTCGAATGGGACAGGCCGGTCGCGTTCTTCTGCGCCGAGTACGGCATCCACGTGTCGCTCCCCGTCTACTCCGGGGGCCTCGGCGCGCTCGCCGGCGACTTCGTGAAGGAGGCGTCGGACCGCGCGCTGCCGTTCGTGGCCGTCGGCCTGATGTACCGGCAGGGCTACTTCCGGCAGCGCATCGACGCATCCGGCTGGCAGCACGAGTACTGGGTCGACACCGATCCGGACCGCCTGCCGGCCGCGCTCGTCACCGGAGAGGACGGCTCGCCCGTGACGATCGAGGTGCCCGTGGCGCAGCGCCAGGTCCTCGTTCAGATCTGGCGCGTGGAGGTGGGGCGCGTGCCGCTCTTCCTGCTCGACGCGGACCTTCCCGAGAACAGCCTCATGGACCGCTGGATCAGCTCGCGTCTCTACGTGGGCGATCCCGGTACCCGGCTCGCCCAGTACATCGTGCTCGGCGTGGGCGGCGTGCGCGCGCTGCGGGCGCTCGGGATCCGGCCGAGCACCCTCCACCTGAACGAGGGGCACGCCGCGTGGGCGCCGCTCGAGGTCGCGCGCGAGGAGGTGGCGGGCGGCGCCGCGCTCGGAGATGCGATCGAGTCGGCCCGCGCGCAGACCGTGTTCACCACCCACACGCCGGTGCCCGCGGGCAACGACACGTACCCCGCCGATCAGGTGGCGCAGGAGATTCAGCAACTCGCCGCCGAACTCGACGTCGACGCGTCCGAGATCATCAGGCTTGGCCGCACCCATCAGGACGACGAGCACGAGCCCTTCGGAGTCACGCAGTTCGCGCTCAGGAACAGTCACGCCGCCGGCGGCGTGAGCCGGCGCCACGGCCAGGTGGCGCGCGACATGTGGCGCGAGCTGTGGCCCGGCACTCCGGTGGAGAACGTGCCGATCAAGCACGTGACGAACGGCGTGCACATCCCAACCTGGGTGGGCGGCCCGATGCGGGAGCTGCTCGACCGCCACCTTGGCGAGGACTGGCTCGACCGTGCGGACGATCCCGCCACCTGGGAGGTGGTGGACTCGATCCCTGACGAGGAACTTTGGGACGTGCGCTGCCGCCAGCGTGCCGCGCTCGTGGACTTCGCCCGCGCCCGGAGCGTGGCGGACCGCTTGGGCCGCAACGACCTGCCGAGCTACGTCGAGGCAGCCGTGCGCACGTTCGATCCGGACGCGCTCACTCTCGGCTTCGCGCGCCGAGCCGCCACGTACAAGAGGCTCCTGCTGCTGGGCCACGACCCGGAGCGCACGCTCGCGCTGCTCGGCGGCGACCGCCCCGTACAGGTGCTGCTCGCCGGCAAGGCGCACCCGCGGGACGACGAGGCCAAGGGCGCGCTGCAGGCGCTCTTCCACCTCAAGGGCGCGCCCGTGGTGGGCGAGCGGGTGATCTTCCTCGACGACTATGACCTCGCCACGGGCGCCTGGCTGACCCAGGGCTGCGACGTGTGGCTCAACCTGCCGCGGCCCCCGCTCGAGGCCAGCGGCACGAGCGGCATGAAGTCCGTGATGAACGGCGGCCTTCAGCTCAGCGTGCTCGACGGCTGGTGGGCGGAGGGCTACGACGGCTCGAACGGCTGGGCGCTGTCCGGGGACGTGGAGCACGACCACGCGGCGCAGGACGCGCGGCACGCGGCGGAGCTCTACAGGGTGCTCGAGGAGGAAGTGGTGCCGACGTTCTACGACCGCAACGAGAACGGCATCCCCGGCGCCTGGCTCGAACGCATGCGCGACTCGCTGCGCACTCTCGGGCCGCGCTTCTCCGCGAGCCGGATGCTGGCGGAGTACTCGGCGGGCGCATACCGCCCGCGCGCAGTTGTGGACCGTTAG
- a CDS encoding exopolysaccharide biosynthesis protein — translation MPAPPQPVSVQLERWLDSDGDKTVGSIVDLFEEKSFALLFILLLGVPALPLPTGGATHVFEIIAVLLALQLIVGRDEIWLPQRWCRIQLVGDKQRAFLTRLMKIIRWLERFSRPRLRPLFNHRLSNAVFGVLVAVLTVGAFLAPPFTGLDTLPSLGVVILSLGVLLEDIAFVFVALALGGAGVLLEIILGRAAAHGIGSLL, via the coding sequence TTGCCCGCGCCTCCCCAGCCCGTCAGCGTGCAACTCGAGCGCTGGCTCGACAGCGACGGCGACAAGACGGTCGGCAGCATCGTCGACCTGTTCGAGGAGAAGAGCTTCGCGCTGCTGTTCATCCTGCTGCTCGGGGTGCCGGCGCTTCCGCTGCCCACCGGCGGCGCCACCCACGTGTTCGAGATCATCGCCGTGCTGCTCGCGTTGCAGCTCATAGTGGGCCGCGACGAGATCTGGCTGCCGCAGCGTTGGTGCCGCATCCAGCTCGTGGGGGACAAGCAGCGGGCGTTCCTCACTCGCCTCATGAAGATCATCCGCTGGCTCGAGCGCTTCTCGCGGCCGCGCCTGCGCCCGCTGTTCAATCATCGGCTGAGCAACGCCGTCTTCGGCGTGCTCGTTGCCGTGCTCACGGTTGGCGCGTTCCTGGCGCCGCCGTTCACGGGGCTCGACACGCTGCCCTCCCTGGGAGTCGTGATCCTGTCACTGGGGGTGCTGCTCGAGGACATCGCGTTCGTATTCGTCGCCCTCGCCCTGGGCGGCGCGGGCGTGCTGCTCGAGATCATCCTCGGCCGCGCCGCAGCGCACGGCATCGGAAGTCTCCTCTAG
- a CDS encoding VOC family protein, producing the protein MPEYAPGTPSWVDLSSSDPDASAAFYGELMGWKPAETGPSDETGGYRMFQYEGKNVGGLMGHMQEGQPTAWSTYISVTDADETASKVQDAGGSVIVEPMDVLDIGRMAVFSDPTGAVFGVWQPKSFKGADLVNEPGSVCWNEVLTRDADTDKPFYQQVFGWTAGRPQFEGAPDTYTVWEIDGRPVGGMMQMSDEYFPADVPPHWSVCFAVNDADATVAKARELGATITNEPMDMPIGRFAGIIDPQGASFAIMQPAWSA; encoded by the coding sequence ATGCCCGAGTACGCACCCGGAACCCCCTCCTGGGTTGACCTGTCCTCATCGGATCCAGATGCTTCGGCGGCCTTCTACGGCGAGCTGATGGGCTGGAAGCCCGCGGAAACCGGGCCTTCGGACGAGACGGGCGGCTACCGCATGTTCCAGTACGAGGGGAAGAACGTCGGCGGACTGATGGGACACATGCAGGAGGGCCAGCCCACAGCGTGGTCCACCTACATCAGCGTGACCGACGCCGATGAGACGGCGAGCAAGGTCCAGGATGCCGGCGGAAGCGTGATCGTCGAACCGATGGACGTGCTCGACATCGGTCGGATGGCGGTGTTCAGCGATCCCACCGGAGCCGTGTTCGGGGTCTGGCAGCCGAAGAGCTTCAAGGGCGCCGACCTGGTGAACGAGCCGGGATCGGTGTGCTGGAACGAGGTGCTCACCCGCGACGCGGACACGGACAAGCCGTTCTATCAGCAGGTGTTCGGCTGGACGGCTGGCCGCCCACAGTTCGAGGGCGCGCCCGACACCTACACGGTGTGGGAGATCGACGGCCGCCCGGTGGGCGGCATGATGCAGATGTCGGACGAGTACTTCCCTGCCGACGTGCCGCCGCACTGGTCGGTGTGCTTCGCCGTGAATGATGCGGACGCCACCGTGGCGAAAGCGCGCGAGCTGGGCGCGACGATCACGAACGAGCCGATGGACATGCCGATCGGCCGCTTCGCCGGGATCATCGACCCTCAGGGCGCGTCGTTCGCGATCATGCAGCCGGCTTGGAGCGCCTAA
- a CDS encoding acetyl-CoA C-acetyltransferase, giving the protein MNRSVITSAVRTPVGKFGGGLRSCAAVDLGAVAIREAVDRAGVPADEIDHVVMGHVVQAGTGQISSRQAAVAAGLPKEVPAITLNNVCLSSLTAIAYADQLIRLGEIGTAVAGGMESMTNAPYLLRKARWGARLGAADVVDAMIYDGLWSTFTGQHMGESSDEVNDELGIAREEQDEWAARSHRRAAEARDSGRSAEEMVALEVLEQDEGIRADTTLESLAELPPAFAPGGTITAGNASQLSDGAAAVTVMSPERAHELGIEPLAEIVASGMCAERFAYLHTVPAIALQQALGKAGLEAGDLGVVEINEAFASVALHATRMLGLSEDIVNLNGNSVALGHALGSTGARMAVTLVHEMRRRGVEYGAATLCGGGGQGYALILRAA; this is encoded by the coding sequence ATGAATCGCTCGGTCATAACTTCTGCGGTCAGGACCCCGGTCGGGAAGTTCGGCGGCGGCCTGCGCTCGTGTGCGGCCGTGGACCTCGGAGCGGTGGCGATTCGCGAGGCGGTGGATCGCGCGGGCGTGCCCGCGGACGAGATCGACCACGTGGTGATGGGTCATGTGGTGCAGGCGGGCACGGGGCAGATCAGCTCGCGCCAGGCCGCGGTGGCCGCCGGGCTCCCGAAGGAGGTTCCGGCCATCACGCTCAACAACGTGTGCCTCTCGAGCCTCACCGCGATCGCGTACGCCGACCAGCTCATCCGCCTCGGCGAGATCGGCACGGCCGTGGCGGGCGGGATGGAGTCGATGACCAACGCGCCGTACCTCCTGCGCAAGGCGCGCTGGGGCGCCCGGCTCGGGGCCGCCGATGTGGTGGACGCGATGATCTACGACGGGCTCTGGTCCACGTTCACCGGGCAGCACATGGGCGAGTCGTCGGACGAGGTGAACGACGAGCTCGGCATCGCGCGCGAGGAACAGGACGAGTGGGCGGCACGCTCGCACCGGCGCGCCGCGGAGGCGCGCGACAGCGGCCGCTCCGCGGAGGAGATGGTTGCTCTCGAGGTGCTGGAGCAGGACGAGGGCATCAGGGCGGACACCACCCTAGAGTCGCTCGCCGAGCTTCCGCCGGCGTTCGCGCCCGGCGGGACGATCACGGCCGGCAACGCCTCACAGCTCTCGGACGGCGCCGCCGCCGTAACGGTGATGAGCCCCGAGCGCGCGCATGAGCTTGGCATCGAGCCGCTGGCGGAGATCGTGGCGAGCGGTATGTGCGCCGAGCGCTTCGCCTATCTCCACACGGTGCCCGCCATCGCCCTCCAACAGGCGCTCGGCAAGGCCGGGTTGGAAGCGGGCGATCTGGGCGTGGTGGAGATAAACGAGGCGTTCGCGTCGGTGGCGCTGCACGCCACGCGCATGCTCGGGCTGAGCGAGGACATCGTCAACCTGAACGGGAATTCGGTGGCGCTGGGGCACGCGCTCGGCTCCACCGGAGCGCGAATGGCGGTCACGCTCGTGCACGAGATGCGGCGCCGCGGGGTGGAGTACGGCGCCGCCACGCTCTGCGGCGGCGGCGGCCAGGGCTACGCGCTGATCCTGCGCGCGGCTTAG